Proteins encoded together in one bacterium window:
- the selD gene encoding selenide, water dikinase SelD — MNEGRKIRLTALASCAGUASKLGREPLAQVLRGLNALIPDTGGPDLLVGLARPDDAAVHRLGGGRALIATLDFFTPIVDDPGDFGRVAAANAMSDVYAMGGDPFLALSIAAFPAELPVEILTAIVAGAASKVQEAGAVLAGGHTVKDAEPKFGLAVLGFADENALILKGGARPGDRLYLTKPLGVGVVATALKNERAPEDVARAALGWMTRLSGGPSRAAVAAGVKGGTDVTGFGLAGHALEMAEASGTRFVVEWPQAPLLPGARDLAAAGFVPGGAHDNLAAAAPRIAGLERLAEVDRLLLADPQTSGGLLLAVPPAAETTFRCAAFSEGFEIWPIGRVEEGAGLAVEA, encoded by the coding sequence GGGGCGGGAGCCCCTCGCGCAGGTTCTGCGCGGCTTGAACGCCTTGATCCCGGACACCGGCGGGCCCGACCTCCTCGTGGGGCTGGCCCGGCCCGACGACGCCGCCGTGCATCGCCTCGGGGGCGGGCGCGCGCTCATCGCGACCCTCGACTTCTTCACGCCGATCGTGGACGACCCCGGCGACTTCGGCCGCGTCGCCGCGGCCAACGCGATGTCCGACGTCTACGCGATGGGGGGCGATCCGTTCCTCGCCCTCTCGATCGCCGCCTTCCCCGCCGAGTTGCCGGTCGAGATCCTCACCGCGATCGTCGCCGGCGCCGCGTCGAAGGTCCAGGAGGCGGGCGCGGTCCTCGCCGGCGGCCACACGGTCAAGGACGCCGAGCCGAAGTTCGGCCTCGCCGTCCTCGGCTTCGCCGACGAGAACGCGCTGATCCTCAAAGGCGGCGCGCGCCCCGGCGACCGCCTCTACCTCACCAAGCCGCTCGGCGTCGGCGTCGTCGCCACCGCGCTCAAGAACGAGCGCGCGCCGGAGGACGTCGCCCGCGCCGCGCTGGGCTGGATGACGCGCCTCTCCGGCGGGCCGTCGCGCGCGGCCGTCGCCGCGGGGGTGAAGGGCGGCACCGACGTCACCGGCTTCGGCCTCGCCGGCCACGCGCTGGAGATGGCCGAGGCCTCCGGGACGCGCTTCGTCGTCGAGTGGCCGCAGGCGCCGCTGCTCCCCGGCGCGCGCGACCTCGCCGCCGCCGGCTTCGTGCCCGGCGGCGCGCACGACAACCTCGCCGCCGCCGCGCCGCGGATCGCCGGCCTCGAGCGGCTGGCCGAGGTCGATCGCCTGCTCCTCGCCGATCCGCAGACGTCGGGCGGCCTGCTCCTCGCGGTCCCGCCCGCGGCCGAGACGACCTTCCGCTGCGCGGCCTTCTCCGAGGGTTTCGAGATCTGGCCGATCGGCCGCGTCGAAGAGGGCGCGGGGCTCGCGGTCGAGGCCTGA